The Castanea sativa cultivar Marrone di Chiusa Pesio chromosome 11, ASM4071231v1 genome contains a region encoding:
- the LOC142617579 gene encoding pathogenesis-related thaumatin-like protein 3.5 codes for MMTHFTTQTQTHPFSSKFPKQRLFFLPYFQPSFMALNILPILLVLSLSGAEAAVFTLQNKCRNTIWPGILPGSGQIQLMNGGFQLNPGEVVNVTAPKKWSGRFWPRRFCKFDSAGNGQCLTGDCGGKLQCTGAGGAPPATLAEFTLDSPVDYYDVSLVDGYNVRVSIEPLSGTGPTCKPISCLAELNRLCPVGLQVKRNGHVVACKSACLAYNTPEYCCTGAYATPNSCKPTSYSKVFKAVCPTSYSYAYDDPTSTFTCQDGNYLIRFC; via the exons ATGATGACCCATTtcacaacacaaacacaaacacacccttTTTCCTCCAAATTCCCCAAACAAAGGCTATTCTTTCTTCCATACTTTCAACCATCTTTTATGGCATTGAACATACTTCCCATTCTCCTGGTTCTATCTCTATCAG GAGCTGAAGCGGCTGTGTTTACATTGCAAAACAAATGTAGGAACACCATATGGCCAGGGATTCTACCTGGGAGTGGACAAATTCAGCTAATGAATGGAGGGTTTCAGCTTAACCCTGGTGAAGTTGTAAATGTTACTGCACCTAAGAAATGGTCAGGCCGGTTCTGGCCTCGTCGTTTTTGCAAGTTCGATTCCGCTGGTAATGGACAATGCTTGACAGGAGACTGTGGTGGCAAGCTACAATGTACTGGAGCTGGTGGTGCACCACCAGCAACACTTGCTGAGTTTACCTTAGATAGTCCTGTGGATTACTATGATGTTAGTCTCGTCGATGGCTATAACGTACGTGTTTCGATAGAGCCTTTGAGCGGTACAGGGCCTACATGTAAACCAATTAGTTGTCTTGCGGAGTTGAATAGGCTCTGCCCTGTGGGATTGCAAGTGAAGAGAAATGGTCATGTTGTGGCGTGCAAGAGTGCTTGCTTGGCCTATAACACACCTGAATATTGTTGTACTGGTGCATATGCCACTCCTAATTCATGCAAGCCTACCAGTTATTCCAAGGTGTTCAAGGCTGTTTGCCCCACGTCTTACAGTTATGCATATGATGATCCCACAAGCACTTTCACTTGCCAAGATGGTAATTATTTGATTAGGTTTTGCtga
- the LOC142615301 gene encoding cytochrome P450 705A22-like, which yields MVPTISDIQCYAFLFFASLITTFLIRSILSKPIKVTTNSHLPSPPALPIIGHLHLLGPSLYKSLHNLSTKYGPLLYLRFGASHCLLVSSASVASEIFKSQDLAFASRPRFAFSDKLLYGTSGFVTAPYGDYWRFMKKLCVTELLATKQLERSLFVRREEKERLLKRMLESARKKEDVDVGVEVMKFTNTVTCRIAMSTSCLEQEGEAEKIRDLVIESFKLAAKMCFGDVLGPFKKLGFWVFGKQALDLTRRYDELLERVLKDHEVRRCKNEGEREDKKDLMHMLLDVFHDEKADVKITRTHIKAFFADLFIAGTGTSAESMQWAIALLINHPSVFNKVREEIESIVGKTRLVEESDIPNLPYLQAVVKETLRLYPPGPVTTRECRQNCKINGYDIPEKTAVAINLYAIMRDPDSWDDPNEFRPERFLVSLNEQEKLDQCQAEGKGQTFNFVPFGAGRRGCPGTALAFSMIHTAVAALVQCFDLKVSGEEYGTKVDMQPGPGMSLSMARRLIVRPIVHFNPFTASI from the exons ATGGTTCCCACCATTAGTGATATCCAATGCTATGCCTTCCTCTTCTTTGCATCTCTCATCACAACCTTCCTAATCCGATCCATTCTCAGCAAACCCATCAAGGTAACCACGAATTCTCACCTTCCTAGCCCACCAGCCCTCCCGATCATTGGTCATCTCCACCTTCTTGGTCCATCCTTATACAAATCCCTCCACAACCTATCTACCAAATATGGCCCTCTTCTCTATCTCCGCTTTGGTGCATCACACTGCCTACTTGTTTCTTCAGCCTCTGTTGCTTCTGAAATATTCAAATCCCAAGACCTTGCCTTTGCTTCTAGGCCTAGATTTGCCTTTTCTGACAAGTTACTCTATGGAACTTCAGGGTTTGTCACTGCTCCATATGGTGATTACTGGAGGTTCATGAAGAAACTCTGTGTGACTGAACTTCTTGCCACAAAACAGCTTGAGCGTTCCCTCTTTGTTCGGCGTGAGGAAAAAGAGAGGTTGTTGAAGAGAATGTTGGAGAGTGCAAGGAAGAAAGAGGATGTTGATGTGGGTGTTGAGGTTATGAAGTTCACAAACACTGTGACTTGCAGGATAGCGATGAGTACTAGTTGTTTGGAGCAAGAAGGAGAGGCAGAAAAGATTAGAGATCTAGTGATTGAGTCCTTTAAGCTGGCTGCAAAGATGTGCTTTGGGGATGTGTTGGGGCCTTTCAAGAAATTGGGGTTTTGGGTATTTGGGAAACAGGCTTTAGATTTGACTAGGAGGTATGATGAGTTATTGGAGAGGGTGTTGAAGGATCATGAAGTGAGAAGGTGCAAAAATGAAGGCGAGAGAGAAGATAAAAAGGATTTGATGCATATGCTCTTGGATGTTTTTCATGATGAGAAGGCTGACGTTAAGATTACAAGAACCCATATCAAGGCCTTCTTTGCG GATCTCTTCATTGCAGGCACTGGCACCTCAGCAGAGTCAATGCAGTGGGCAATAGCTTTGCTCATTAATCATCCTAGTGTCTTCAACAAGGTTAGAGAGGAAATAGAATCAATTGTGGGAAAGACTAGACTAGTTGAAGAGTCAGATATCCCGAATCTCCCTTACTTGCAAGCAGTTGTAAAGGAAACACTAAGACTATACCCACCAGGCCCTGTCACAACAAGAGAGTGCCGCCAAAATTGCAAAATCAATGGCTATGATATACCAGAAAAAACGGCAGTGGCAATCAATCTTTATGCCATTATGAGGGATCCAGACTCATGGGATGATCCTAATGAGTTCCGCCCGGAAAGGTTTTTGGTTTCACTCAATGAGCAAGAGAAATTAGACCAATGTCAAGCTGAAGGAAAGGGACAAACCTTCAATTTTGTACCATTTGGGGCAGGAAGGAGAGGGTGTCCAGGAACCGCATTGGCATTTAGTATGATACATACCGCAGTTGCTGCATTGGTTcaatgctttgatttgaaggTTAGTGGAGAAGAATATGGAACTAAGGTTGATATGCAACCTGGACCAGGCATGTCTTTGAGCATGGCTCGCCGACTTATAGTTCGTCCTATTGTTCACTTCAATCCATTTACTGCTTCTATATAA